CCCGACCGAAGAAATGAAGATCGTGACCGTGGATCTGCACCACAAAGCCAAAGCCGCAAGTCCGATTGAAATCAGCGAATTCTCAGAGGCCGGCTTGGTGTTTAAGTATTATCGCCCCATCAGCACTGGGGCTTTCCGTGAGTTTGTTTTGTGGCTCCCCCATGAACTGGATACACCTGAGTTCCTAGCGACCTGCAATTACTGTGAAGAAAGCAAGGCCACCAAAGGCGAATACTTCAATCATTTCGTCTTTTTCGGTACGAATGATCACTACTTGAAGCATATCCGTCGCTGGATTCTTCAGAATCACGTTCACAGTAAAGAGAGCGAAAGCGCCTAAATGCCCGCCCCTTGCCGTTTCCGCTTAAGGGTGCTATCTTCAGGAGCATGAAGAAAGACGCCAAACTCCCGCACAAAGCCACTCCGAAAACCGCTATTTTTGCGAAAATGAAGGAGCATAAAATCAAGGTCACTCGCCAGCGCGAGAAGATCATTGATTGCTTGATGGCGGCTCCTCAACCACAAACAGCGGAGGAAATTATGGCGAAGCTCAAAAAGAGCAAAGATCCTGGAAAATGCGATCTCGTCACAATCTATCGCACGCTTCATCAGTTTGAAAAAATCAATTTAGTCCAAAAGAGCTTCTTCAGCGAGAACTCCGCTCAGTATT
The DNA window shown above is from Bdellovibrionales bacterium and carries:
- a CDS encoding transcriptional repressor, whose protein sequence is MKKDAKLPHKATPKTAIFAKMKEHKIKVTRQREKIIDCLMAAPQPQTAEEIMAKLKKSKDPGKCDLVTIYRTLHQFEKINLVQKSFFSENSAQYCLNDLDDHHHHHHFLCKKCQKITEIDSCLLDGQLKALEKKGFRDISHRLEFFGVCPQCAA